The Chryseobacterium sp. G0186 genome includes the window CCCATTGAGCAGGGAAATAGGCACCACGCTCCTGTACCCAGCCTTTAAAATCATCCGCAGTAATTTTGTTTGGAAAGTTCAGTAATTTATGATTGGGTTTTAACAACGTAACCACAGCATTTTCCTCAGTAACGCGCTTATTGGCAATACTGAAATTGTACATTCCCAATTGATCAACGGTTGTATCCTGATTGGTGTTATACTGCATCACCAAATTGCCTCCGTCTTTTGCATAAGACCATAAAAAAGGCATCCAGCGACCCAACTTTTTCTCCGTGTTATTGGCACGAACACCAAGCACGATGGCATCATATTGCGACAACTTATTTTGGCTGCCGTTTCCGCCGGATTCATCTAAATTGCCATAAAAATCTTCGTCTTTCAATACCTCTACCTGAATGCCTGCCATGCGAAGGAAGTCTGGAATGAAATCGCCCGCACCTTCTATGTACCCTACTTTTTTAACCTTCGCCTGAATATCGCCTTTCATTACGGTTACCGTTGCTGGCGCAAAATATTGTAAGGAAGGGAGATGCGGATACTGAATTAATACTTGTTTTTTATTGTAAGTTACTCCGTCTGCAATATAATTGGCATCCAGTTGTAAACGGGATGAGTTTATTGTGGCAAGCTTAGTTTTTGGAATTACGTAATTGATGGTCGTATCTTTTCCATTGAGTGAACTGACATTAGCACTTCCAACTTTCTCCCCGTTATACATCAGGTTTAGAATCCCATTACTGTAAGGTTTGTTAGAATTCACCTTAACATTGAGACTCAAATGTAAATCTTCATTTTCTTTGACTATATACAATGGTTGTGTAAATTTCAGTTCCAATGCAGGAACAATGCGTAGGGCTTCTACCACATCACCACGCACCGGGTCTAATTTCTTGAAAGATAAGGGAAGTTTAACCTGAAAATTCTCCGAACCGATTTTTAAACCAAGTACAACATTCAATGGTGATTCTGATTCAGGCAAACCGATTAAAGTATCATTGGGAACGGAGAAAGTGGCTGCATTTGCGGCTGGTTTTGCCAACCAGTAAGGCTCTGTGAGAGCTGAATCAGCAGGAAGCTGAATGTCATGCTGAATGGTAATTAAAGAATCTTTTGACAGTTTTCTGTTGAGGTTTTCCGACTGATTCAACCATTTTACATGCTCTAAAACGACAGGATTTTCAGCTCTTGAAACCAGATTTAATCTGAATTTATAATGATCTCCGGCAACAGCTTCTGCCTGATTGGTCACTACCTCGCCCATAAATCCTGCACAGCTTAAAATAATATTGTCAAGTGATTTAAGTTTATCCTGTTTTACCTCTGCATCTTTTAATGCCATCACTTTTTTTCGTAAAGCAAGCAATGCAGGCAGGCTAAGGTCCGGATTATTGAAATTGAAAGCAGAAATAATTTTATCTAATGAATCATCAATATCAGCATTTCCTTGTGAAGTCCAGGTTTTAACGACTCCGTCAAAAAGGGTTGTTTTTGCAGGTTCGCCAGCAACGTGGGAAAAATATTCAGTTCTGATCCCGGCCACAGACTGTGTTCCCGCTCCCTGACTTTTATGTAAACTTCTGCTTAATCCTGCCAGTTCACCATAGCCCATTCCCAGTTGTGCATCATATTGCCCAACAGTAACTTTCAGTTGATTTTCAGCTGTTGTATTAACCCCGCCAAATCGGAAAGTATTCCACAATACGCGTTTTGGCTGCCATACATTTACATATTTCAGTTGATCGGGGAAAGCATTTTTATCACCTGCCAGTTTAAAAGCTTTTTCCGCAACCACAGCCGAAGCCGCATGTTGTCCGTGACCTGCCGCAGCAGTAGGCGGAAAACGACAAATGATAACATCAGGGCGGAATTTACGGATGACCCAGACTACATCCGCCGTAATGCTGTCTGCATTCCATTGTTTAAAGGTATCGGTTGTATTTTTAGAGAACCCGAAATCAATCGCACGGGTAAAAAACTGTTGGGCACCGTCTAATTTCCTTGCCTCTAAAAGCTCATGTGTTCTGATTAAACCCAATGCAGGGCCTTGTTCTGTGCCCAAT containing:
- a CDS encoding PIG-L family deacetylase, which codes for MFKKVSTVFILGFHTVFSAQQVRPSKSSEIYRELKTLKHLPKVLYLAAHPDDENTGLLSWLINDQNVETGYLSLTRGDGGQNLLGTEQGPALGLIRTHELLEARKLDGAQQFFTRAIDFGFSKNTTDTFKQWNADSITADVVWVIRKFRPDVIICRFPPTAAAGHGQHAASAVVAEKAFKLAGDKNAFPDQLKYVNVWQPKRVLWNTFRFGGVNTTAENQLKVTVGQYDAQLGMGYGELAGLSRSLHKSQGAGTQSVAGIRTEYFSHVAGEPAKTTLFDGVVKTWTSQGNADIDDSLDKIISAFNFNNPDLSLPALLALRKKVMALKDAEVKQDKLKSLDNIILSCAGFMGEVVTNQAEAVAGDHYKFRLNLVSRAENPVVLEHVKWLNQSENLNRKLSKDSLITIQHDIQLPADSALTEPYWLAKPAANAATFSVPNDTLIGLPESESPLNVVLGLKIGSENFQVKLPLSFKKLDPVRGDVVEALRIVPALELKFTQPLYIVKENEDLHLSLNVKVNSNKPYSNGILNLMYNGEKVGSANVSSLNGKDTTINYVIPKTKLATINSSRLQLDANYIADGVTYNKKQVLIQYPHLPSLQYFAPATVTVMKGDIQAKVKKVGYIEGAGDFIPDFLRMAGIQVEVLKDEDFYGNLDESGGNGSQNKLSQYDAIVLGVRANNTEKKLGRWMPFLWSYAKDGGNLVMQYNTNQDTTVDQLGMYNFSIANKRVTEENAVVTLLKPNHKLLNFPNKITADDFKGWVQERGAYFPAQWDAAYEPLFEMHDTDEEPLQGSTLYAKYGKGNFIYTPLAFFRQLPAGNVGAARLFLNFLSAQKN